CTTTCTAAAATTTAGCGATTCTTTAAGCAAATGAACCAGAAAAAGAACTTCATCCTCGTCATTTTAATGCTGTGCTCCTGCAGTATATATGCCCGGAACATAGTTATTATTAAAAAAGACTTTGATTATATAAATTTGACACTGCCTGGAATGGAAAAAACAAATCAGTTGTTTTTAGCAGAAAAATATCAGGCAGCAGCTGTTGAACTTTTGAAATATTATCGCAACCGGGTTAACATCAGACATCTGGATTTCAATATCGATGACAGGCAGAAATATGCTGGTAAAAAGTTAGCAAAAGATGTTATGGAAATGGCAGATAATGCTTTGCTTCATCAACTCAAACCACATAAGAGTTATCCTTATTTTGATTACGGCAAAACGATTGACTGGCAAAAGGCTCCTGTTCCGGATGCGCTTATCAGAACCTTTTTACACCGGACTAATTGGTGGCAGCAGATGGGTTTAGCTTACTGGAGTACCGGAGACGAAAAATATGCCAGTGAGTGGGTGTTTCAGCTCCGTGACTGGATTAAAAGCAACCAGATGGGTGCTTATAAGGATGACAAAGAATATGCGTGGAAAGCATTTGTAGTATCATTCAGACTCAATAACTGGTCTGGATATTTCAATATGTTTATCAATTCGCCAAATTTTACACCCGAATTCTTAATGGAGTTTCTTAATTCATATCATCAACAGGCAGAATATGTTAAATCCAACTATACAGACATTGGAAATCACCGCCTGTTTGAAGCTCTGCATCTCTTGTGTGCGGGGAGCAGTTTCCCCGAATTAAAGGGATCTCAGAGCTGGAGAAAAAGTGGTATTGAGGTGTTAAATCAGGAAATAACGAAACAGGTATACCCTGACGGAATGCAGTATGAATTATCTACTTCATATCATATAGGTACTATTAATATTTTTTTAAATGCACTCAAAATTGCGCAGCTCGCTAAGCTGGGAAATGAGTTTCCTGAAAGTTACCGGGCTTTAGTAGAAAAAATGGTAATGGCAGTGATCAATTTCTCCTTTCCTGACTATACTTTCCCCTTGTATGGTGATTCCTTTTTAACCAATAAAAATATCATGCTAAAAAACTATGATAACTGGTCGCAGTTATTTCCGCATAACAAATATATCAGATATTTTTCGACAGATACAAAATCTGGGACCGTACTACCCTATTTATCTCAGTCTTTACCTGTAGCCGGCTTCTATACTTTTAGAAGCGGATGGGACAGAAATTCAACTGTAATGGTTTTAAAAGCAAGTCCACCTGCATTTTTCCATGCTCATCCCGATAATGGTACTTTTGAACTTTGGGTTAAAGGCCGCAATTTCACTCCGGATGCCGGAAGTTATGTTTACAATGATGACTCTAAAATCAATAATAAAAAAGCGTGGTACAGATCTACAAGGGTACACCAAACCTTAACTTTGAATAATCAGAACATGATGATTACTAAGGCTGCTGCAGAGAAATGGGAAACGGGCAAAGATCTTGATATACTTTCCTATAATAATCCCAGTTATGAAGGTCTGCAGCATCAGCGCAGTGTATTATTTATTGATAAAACTTATTTTCTGATCATTGACAGAGCTATAGGACCTGCTATGGGAACATTAGGAATTCATTATGCTCTAAAAGAAGATAGCAACCCGATTTACAACCAAAAACAGAATAGCGTAACGACCAGTTACACTGATGGTAACAACCTTTTAGTTCAGCTATTAAATAAGGACAGCATCAATTTAAGACAGGAAGAAAGTTTCGTATCTTATCAATATCAGAAAGAAATAAAAAGACCTGCTTTTGTTTTTGAAAAATTTAAGGGTAATAATCAAACAGAGTGTTTTATTTCTGTTTTATATCCTTACAGCAATACTGCTGCTCCAAAAATAAAAATTAAAGAAAATGATTATCATGATCCGGCCAATGGTAAGATTGATATGATCATTACCATTGACGGAAAGACCAGACTTATCAAGCAGGATCTAAACAAATAACAACATGCAGTTAAAAAAATGTATCATTCTATGTATCCTGCTGGGTTCTGCCCTACTGATAAAAGCGCAGGAAAGAACCATTACCAGACAAGATTTTGAAGACATTAATCTTACATATCCCGGACTGGAAAAAACCAATGCACTATTTCTGGCTGGCAAATATGATGACGCAGCCAGACAATTGCTATCTTATTATCGTGGACGCAAAACCATAACACATCCTGAGTTTAATTTATCTGACGAAGCGGATTTTATAGGCAAATCTATTGGTACGGCTAATCTGGAAAAGGCAAATAATGCTCTGGAGCATAAATTTCAGCCTCATAAGGGTTATGGATTTTTTGATTATGGGAAAGATATCAACTGGCAACTATGGCCTGTAAAAGACAATGAAGTACGATGGCAATTACACCGTGTATACTGGTGGCAATCCATGGGACTGGCTTATCGTAGTAACGGTGATGAAAAGTATGCCAAAGAATGGATATATCAGTTTCGCGACTGGGTCACAAAAAACCCGTTAGGGCTGTCAAATGATAATGACAGGTATGCCTGGCGCCCACTGGAAGTATCAGAACGGGTACAAAGTCTGCCTGGTACTTTTAAACTATTTGTGAATTCACCTAATTTCAGTCCTGTCTTTCTACTTGACTTTTTACAAAGCTATCATCAGCAGGCAAACTACATCCCTTTGCATTATTCAGAATTAGGTAATCATCTTTTATTTGAAGCTCAACGGGTATTGTTTGCAGGTTCATTCTTTCCTGAATTTAATGATGCAGCTTCATGGAGAAAAAGTGGTATTACTGTTTTAAATAATGAGATTAAAAAGCAGGTATATGCTGATGGAATGCAGTTTGAATTATCACCAACCTATCATGTTGCTGCGATAGACATTTTCTTAAAGGCTTATAATGCAGCAAAGATGGCCGGAGTGGAAAACGAGTTCCCTCAAAGCTTTAGTAAAACTATCGAAAATATGATCATGGCTACGATAAATATATCTTTCCCGGATTATAATAACCCCATGTTTGGCGATTCATGGTTAATCGATAAAAAAGCAAGAATTAAGCAATTTGAAAACTGGTCCAAAGCTTTCCCTGACAATCGAATCATTAAATATTTTGCTTCTGAAGGGAAAGAAGGAGAACTTCCGTCCTATTTATCACATGGTTTGACAACTGCAGGTTTTTATACTTTCAGAAATGGCTGGAATAATCAATCCACAGTAATGATACTTAAGGCAAGTCCTCCCGGAGAATTTCATGCCCAGCCTGATAATGGTACTTTTGAGCTTTGGGTAAAAGGACGTGATTTCACACCGGACGGTGGTGTTTACGTCTATAGCGGCGATACTGAAATCAATAAACTAAGAGAAGAGTACCGTCAGACTAAAGTACATCAGACTTTAACCCTCAACAATAAAAATATGGTGATCACAAAAGCACTGTTAAATAAATGGGAAACCGGAAAAAACCTTGACCGGTTAACTTATACCAATCCCAGCTATCCGAACCTGAATCATCAGCGCACTATACTTTTTATCAACCAAAAATATTTTTTGATTATTGATAAAGCATTTGGCAAAGCAACAGGAAACCTCGGTATACATTTCCAGCTTAAAGAGGATAGTAAACCGGTTTTTGATCAGATTAAAAACATAATATATACGACTTATACCGATGGAAATAACCTTTTAATACAGTCCTTAAACAAGGATAAGATTAACCTTAATGAAGAAAAAGGCAAAGTATCTTATGCATACAGAAAAGAAGAACCAAGACCTGCATTTGTATTTGAAAAATCGAAAAAAGACGGCGATACACAAAAGTTTATAACTGTGATGTTTCCATACGAGGGTAAGCGTATACCGGAGATCAGCATTGCTGAGAATCCTGGTAATGATTTTGACAAGGGCAATATTGATATTGATATTACTATTAATGGGAAAAAGCAGGAAATAAAAACAATTCTTAATCCATAAAATTAATCAATCATTATTCCTAAAAAAAGACCTATGAAAAATCCAATCAGAAACCAGGGACAGTATATCGCCCTTGCGGTAGTACTCTTAATAAGCTGCAGTAAAAAGGATCTCATTACCGAACAAAATGGATTGCAGAGCAACACACTGAAAACTACTTTACCAGTCGGACTGTCTCCCTCTACTCATAATGGAGATACACTGCTGTATATAAATTATGAATCCGGCTCGCTCAATTCGGGTATTTCGGGTCTGAATACCACAAATGCGAGTGCACCAGACGCTTCCTATCTGGTTCCTGTAGCACATTCAGGAAATTATGCAATCGCTCATAAAGTAACTATTGGTGACAATGGGTATTTCTCTGATAATAACTGGCGCAGTGAAAGTGCGACGGCTCAGCTGACTGCAGGAAAATACTTAAGAGGAGACGAACGTCGTTATGAATTCAGTTTATTATTAAAAGACTGGAAAACATATGTACCGGGTATGTCTCAAGCCGGAGATATCATTTTCCAGGGTAAACTGGGCGGTGGCGGCAATCCGGCATGGTACTTCATGACCAAGCGAAATGCTATTGTTTTCAGAATGCCTAACAATGATCGTCAGGAAACTATTATTCCAGATTTCACCAGCTACATTAACCAATGGCTCGACTTCAGAGTAGATGTAAAGTGGGTTGATGGGCCAACAGGTTACTATAAGGTTTATAAAAAGTTACCGGGAGAAGCAGATTATACTTTGATATGGCACATTGAAAATTTCCATACCTTTTTGCCTGATAATCCAAATGCGGTTTCTGGTTATAATAAGTGGGGACTTTATCGTCCTGGCCAGTCTCTGGCTAATGGAGACGTAGCAACACGTATTATTTATCATGATGATATCAGGATTATTCAGCTTCCCTTATAATAAAATGGGTGTATACTTTACCGTTTAATTTTTTCGCTGCTTTTTTCCTTTAGCTTTTGTTCCAGATATAACAGGAGGTGCTGGCGGCCAGACTGCAGTAGGTGTAACAACATGATCTACCGGAGTCACGTCAGCATCACTTTCAGGTTTAAAATAAGCATCATCTTCTTTGATAATCAACACACTATCAAACATACCCTTTGATTTAACCAAATGATAAGTTACCTGATTACCTAAGGAGTCTCGTCTCACAAGAGTATCTGGCAAACCCGTCCCGGTTTTGAAATAATCTTTATAATTATCTATATTAAAATTTGCCGGTAATTCTTCTCTCCGGCCAAAAGAGACCCCTTTTCTACCATCAGCTTCAATCATTAGTGTACTATCTTTTAATGAAGCTTCGATGGTAAATGCAGGAATCTCTGCCTCTCCATTATAAAACAGCATAAATTCATTCCATTCGGAAGCTGGAGTAATTTCATAAACTTTAACCTTGTCGTTTAACTCTGAACTCATATTGGCAGATTTTGATAAGAAAAACGTAGTTACAGGTTTGGAGATCACATTCAACTGGTCTGTATGACTAAACGTAGTCTGATCTTGCAGATGAAGAAGTTTGAAACTACCAGGATCAAAAGTATCTGTAAAACTGAAAACCACACTGGTATTTTGTGCGTATTCTTTAAAGATGAAAAGCTTGCCCTTCTTTAGCGTATTACTGTGCCGGCCATAAACTATAAAAGGCTCCATTGCGACCTTTTTCTCCAACAACCGGATCTTATCGCCATTAACTGTCCATTGTCCGGAAATCAGCTTATCTACTGCACCATAACTCAGCGAAAATATAAAATGACCATCTGGTAACAGGAGGAGTTCCTGAGCCAATTCGGGTTTAGAGCCATTGTATCTTCCAATAAAATTACTTTTTTGGGCGTATGTATTAATCGTCAGTATTAACAGAAAACACACTAAACTTTCCTTTTTCATCTATTGGTACTTGAGTTATTTGATCAAATATAATACGTTTTAGCAAATTTATATTTACCGGCATTGTTCCAAAGATATTAAGCCTGTGCAGAAACCAGGAGATCAAATTGTTTTAAATGATGCTTGAAATGTTTGGAGTGCCATATAATCCATTCATCATAGTTCATAGGTCCAAATCCGCCATGTATAGCCATTGAACCCGGCTTTCTAAAATACTGGTCAAAATCAGCCAGTTCAATTATCAATTGATGAATAGCCGTACTTAAATCAGGATAAATCAGCTTATCGGAAATCTCTCCAAACATTACGTTCCGTGGTATTTCCAGGTCAGTATAAATATTAGCCTGTTTTGCCAGCAGAGCCTGTTCCTCGGGAACTTCACAATAAGGTATTTTCTTGCCATTGGTATACTGCACCTGGTCTATCAGATGTTCAACCATTTGCTGTGGCCTCATTTTCCCCCAGACAGGTACTGAATTAGCATTCAATTGGAAGAATAGTGAAGCTAAATGCTTACGATTGGAAGTCTCGACCAATTGTTGAGAATTAAACTGTGTAACAGCGCTATTTACAATTTCCATCTTTGTTATGTTTTGTTTTTCAATTTCTTATTAAAGTTGTGAGAAAAACAGCTATAAAGCAATCACAATCAAGCCATTTTTGCGGGGCATTTAGGTCATAATTAAACAATGGGTTTTTATAATCCAGAAGGCATATGATTTTTGATCATTTGTCCGATCATCAACTTATCCAAAAACGGCTTTCCCTTCTGACAAGATTCTGGATAATATACCACATAATAACAATATCACTATTGAGATTGCTCCAATGATCAATATGTTTTCAAAAAGTACAAATCTCTGGAATGTTCCGGATGATTGAAAGTCAGCCTCGTTATACTTTTCCTGATTTAGCAGTTGTAAAACTGTTTTTGTTTTGAGATAGAAATATGTGCCTGCTGCAAAAAACACACTGCCAACGATAAAATGAATTAAGAAATATTCAGGACCAAGAACAGAGCTTCCAATAATTAAAAAGCATAACACTATCCATAAGATTGAATTTACATAAGAGAGCCATTTATAGTATTTCATATACGTCAAACGCTTTTTATCCTTAAATGTATCTTTCCGGTATAAAAATTCTTTTAGGATAGACAATTATCCTGATGGCATTGATCAGGATAATTGTCTCCCACTTCATCTTGATACCATCATGCTGAAGCTGGAATATTTAAACTTATCAGATCCTGGCTAAGAGACGATTGATCCTGAACATATGATTATAGGTATCATAGCTTACAAGATCCTGATCTGTCTTAAAATTAGCGTCTATAATATCAAAAGCGGCCTGTTCTTTGAACGTTCTTTTAAGATTATCTATAGTGAGCGGATAAACTTCACCGTCCACTCCTTCACTATAATAATAGCTCAAAAGAGGTTTGAAACCAGTTTGTTTATCACCGGGCCGTTGAAATTCGTAAATCACCAGGCTTCTATTTTCGAGTATCCTGTATTTAGCGTCATGCTTTTTATAAAATCTGTAATCACTACCTTTTTTATCTCTGTATCCATAAATACTATCCTTTGAGAATTTGTAGTTTTTGCCATTATGATTCAGTGTCAGTGTTTTTCCTCCGAAAAAATCATTTAACTGGAATTTATTTTTAGTCGTCTGATCACCGGCCAAATGCAATTGATTGTGTTTATAATCAGCTGCTGTAAGATAAATACCACTTTCAGGATCGTTGGTAATTGTATTCAAGGTGGTTGCCTGTGCATAAGTTTTTGATAAAAATAAAGCGAACAGGACTATAAAAAACTTTAAAGTTCTCATTTTTTTAATGTTTAATATCAGTAGAAAAATACTAGCTAAAATGTAGATAACAATAGTAGAAACACAATTAAATAATTGTGAGCCGAGGATCAGATACGATAGGTGCAGTTAAGAATATAAACAGGAATATTCCCGGTTATTGGTGGTGCATTGCCTGGATGAACAGCAGTTAAATACTCTGCAGTCACAGGAATCAGCCCCTGATAGAGCGTAATGAAATTCAGTAAAAACTGGCTTTTAAGACATTTCGCCGGACTGGCAGATTGAGCTGAAAGAATATGACTTCCCTTTATATTTCTGAATTGATTTTCACAGCACCTGCCCTTTTCACTACTTTCACTGTGCTGTTCGTTTATACTTTGT
This portion of the Pedobacter lusitanus genome encodes:
- a CDS encoding HYC_CC_PP family protein, with translation MKKALSILLILLYTTASFGLSVKQFYCCGQLSSVSLDLEQSINEQHSESSEKGRCCENQFRNIKGSHILSAQSASPAKCLKSQFLLNFITLYQGLIPVTAEYLTAVHPGNAPPITGNIPVYILNCTYRI
- a CDS encoding DUF1569 domain-containing protein; the protein is MEIVNSAVTQFNSQQLVETSNRKHLASLFFQLNANSVPVWGKMRPQQMVEHLIDQVQYTNGKKIPYCEVPEEQALLAKQANIYTDLEIPRNVMFGEISDKLIYPDLSTAIHQLIIELADFDQYFRKPGSMAIHGGFGPMNYDEWIIWHSKHFKHHLKQFDLLVSAQA
- the hepC gene encoding heparin-sulfate lyase HepC — translated: MNQKKNFILVILMLCSCSIYARNIVIIKKDFDYINLTLPGMEKTNQLFLAEKYQAAAVELLKYYRNRVNIRHLDFNIDDRQKYAGKKLAKDVMEMADNALLHQLKPHKSYPYFDYGKTIDWQKAPVPDALIRTFLHRTNWWQQMGLAYWSTGDEKYASEWVFQLRDWIKSNQMGAYKDDKEYAWKAFVVSFRLNNWSGYFNMFINSPNFTPEFLMEFLNSYHQQAEYVKSNYTDIGNHRLFEALHLLCAGSSFPELKGSQSWRKSGIEVLNQEITKQVYPDGMQYELSTSYHIGTINIFLNALKIAQLAKLGNEFPESYRALVEKMVMAVINFSFPDYTFPLYGDSFLTNKNIMLKNYDNWSQLFPHNKYIRYFSTDTKSGTVLPYLSQSLPVAGFYTFRSGWDRNSTVMVLKASPPAFFHAHPDNGTFELWVKGRNFTPDAGSYVYNDDSKINNKKAWYRSTRVHQTLTLNNQNMMITKAAAEKWETGKDLDILSYNNPSYEGLQHQRSVLFIDKTYFLIIDRAIGPAMGTLGIHYALKEDSNPIYNQKQNSVTTSYTDGNNLLVQLLNKDSINLRQEESFVSYQYQKEIKRPAFVFEKFKGNNQTECFISVLYPYSNTAAPKIKIKENDYHDPANGKIDMIITIDGKTRLIKQDLNK
- the hepC gene encoding heparin-sulfate lyase HepC — encoded protein: MQLKKCIILCILLGSALLIKAQERTITRQDFEDINLTYPGLEKTNALFLAGKYDDAARQLLSYYRGRKTITHPEFNLSDEADFIGKSIGTANLEKANNALEHKFQPHKGYGFFDYGKDINWQLWPVKDNEVRWQLHRVYWWQSMGLAYRSNGDEKYAKEWIYQFRDWVTKNPLGLSNDNDRYAWRPLEVSERVQSLPGTFKLFVNSPNFSPVFLLDFLQSYHQQANYIPLHYSELGNHLLFEAQRVLFAGSFFPEFNDAASWRKSGITVLNNEIKKQVYADGMQFELSPTYHVAAIDIFLKAYNAAKMAGVENEFPQSFSKTIENMIMATINISFPDYNNPMFGDSWLIDKKARIKQFENWSKAFPDNRIIKYFASEGKEGELPSYLSHGLTTAGFYTFRNGWNNQSTVMILKASPPGEFHAQPDNGTFELWVKGRDFTPDGGVYVYSGDTEINKLREEYRQTKVHQTLTLNNKNMVITKALLNKWETGKNLDRLTYTNPSYPNLNHQRTILFINQKYFLIIDKAFGKATGNLGIHFQLKEDSKPVFDQIKNIIYTTYTDGNNLLIQSLNKDKINLNEEKGKVSYAYRKEEPRPAFVFEKSKKDGDTQKFITVMFPYEGKRIPEISIAENPGNDFDKGNIDIDITINGKKQEIKTILNP
- a CDS encoding heparin lyase I family protein; protein product: MKNPIRNQGQYIALAVVLLISCSKKDLITEQNGLQSNTLKTTLPVGLSPSTHNGDTLLYINYESGSLNSGISGLNTTNASAPDASYLVPVAHSGNYAIAHKVTIGDNGYFSDNNWRSESATAQLTAGKYLRGDERRYEFSLLLKDWKTYVPGMSQAGDIIFQGKLGGGGNPAWYFMTKRNAIVFRMPNNDRQETIIPDFTSYINQWLDFRVDVKWVDGPTGYYKVYKKLPGEADYTLIWHIENFHTFLPDNPNAVSGYNKWGLYRPGQSLANGDVATRIIYHDDIRIIQLPL